GACTTTTGTTTACAAATAATATATTCCCCTGACTTCCGTCAGGGGCTACAAATAGTTCATCGCTACGCGATTATATAGAAAAACACTATTTTTCTAATACCTTTTTAATTGATGCAATAAGTATTTTCCCTTCTTCTTTTAAGTTGAAATTATAATTTTCTAAGCTCCATCGTTTAACCATTAACCTTAAAGACCCCATCGTCATTAATGCAAGGCTTTTTTCATTAATGTCTGTTCTTACTTCATTGTTTTGCTGTCCTTTAAGCATTATATTTTCAACTGTTGTTTCATTTGTGTTTAATATTTCAACTATTTTATTTTTAAGAACTTCTTCATTTTTAAAAATTTCTTCTGAAAAAATTACAGATACAAGTGCCGGAGATTCGTTAAATATTTCAACCATTTTTTCAAACATAAATGATATTTTTTCAACAGCAGACAACTTTGATTCTGACATCATTCCGGATAACATATTTGCCATTTCTCTAAAGTTGTCCAGAATTGCTAATAAAATATGTGTTTTACTATCGAAATGACGATAAATCGCCGGTTCTGAAATACCGATTGCTTTTGATAAATTTTTTATCGTAAAGCCTT
The DNA window shown above is from Bacteroidales bacterium and carries:
- a CDS encoding TetR/AcrR family transcriptional regulator; translation: MLSERQKQIINESINLIAEKGIQGFTIKNLSKAIGISEPAIYRHFDSKTHILLAILDNFREMANMLSGMMSESKLSAVEKISFMFEKMVEIFNESPALVSVIFSEEIFKNEEVLKNKIVEILNTNETTVENIMLKGQQNNEVRTDINEKSLALMTMGSLRLMVKRWSLENYNFNLKEEGKILIASIKKVLEK